From the Lactobacillus johnsonii genome, the window AACAATCCCGTTTTGGTAGGAGAACCTGGTGTTGGTAAGACTGCAGTTGCCCAAGGAATAGCAGCCGCAATTGTAAATCATGAAGTTCCAGATACTCTAGCTAAAAAACGAGTTATGGCCTTGGACATAGGAAGTTTAATTGCTGGAACTAAATATCGTGGTGAATTTGAAGATAGAATGAAGAAGATTCTAAAAGAAATTCAACAGGATGGTTCAGTTATCTTATTTGTTGATGAAATGCATACTTTGATTGGTGCAGGTGGCGCGGAAGGTGCAATTGATGCTTCAAATATCTTAAAGCCTTCATTAGCACGTGGCGATATTCAAATGATTGGCGCTACTACTTTTGATGAGTACCAAAAATATATTGAAAAAGATCAAGCTTTAGCAAGACGTTTTCAACAAGTAAAAATTGGTGAACCTTCAAAAGAAGAAACTGTGGATATTTTAAAAGGCTTGCGCCCTAAATATGAAAAATTTCACAATGTAAAAATTGAAGATGAGGCAATTAATGATGCAGTTGAATTTTCAACACGGTATATTGCTAACCGATTCTTACCTGATAAAGCAATTGATTTGATTGATGAAGCAAGCGCAGCTGTAAAAATTCAAGCAATCGGTAAAAGTGATCCTCGTCTAACTAAATTGGATACACAAATTAATGATGTTATTCATCAGAAAGAACAAGCTGCAGAAAATCAAAATTTTGTTCAAGCAGCTAAGTTACGGGATGAGGAAAATAAGCTTACACAGGATCGGGATAAATTAATCGAAAAAGTAGAGAATAAAAACTCTAAAAAGTCGATTGTTGATTCTGATAAGATCGCTCAAATTGTATCTGAATGGACTGGTGTGCCCGTTACTAGAATGAAGAAGAGTGAAACTAAACGTTTAGCTCATTTAGAAAGTATTTTGCATGAACGTGTAATTGGACAGGACGAAGCTATCAGTGCCGTAAGTCGAGCAATTAGACGAAGTAGAAGTGGAATCAAGGATGAAAATCGTCCAATCGGTTCGTTCTTATTCCTAGGACCTACTGGTGTTGGTAAGACAGAATTAGCTAAGGCTCTTGCTGCAGCAGTTTTTGGCTCAGAACGAAATATTATTCGTGTAGACATGTCTGAATACATGGATCAGATTGCAACAAGCAAATTAATTGGTTCGGCACCAGGATATGTAGGATATGAAGAGGGTGGTCAGCTCTCAGAACGTGTAAGACGTAATCCATATTCAGTAATTTTATTGGATGAAGTAGAAAAAGCTCATCCGGACGTGTTTAATTTATTGCTTCAAGTTTTGGATGAAGGATTTTTAACTGATTCTAAAGGTAGAAAAGTCGATTTTAGAAATACCATTATTATCATGACTTCTAACCTTGGGTCACGTAGTTTGCAAGAAGATAAGACAGTTGGGTTTGCAGCGGATAATGCTGATAAAAATAAACTTCAACAAGAAAAAGTTACGGCGGCTGTTAAACAATTCTTCAGACCAGAATTTTTAAACAGAATTGATGAGACCGTGGTCTTTGATAGCTTAACTAAGAAACAATTGCGTGAAATTGTTAGCTTAATGACTGGTCATTTGGTAGATCGCTTAGCTAAAAAAGACGTAACCTTAAAGATTTCACCAGCGGCTTTAGATGTATTGGCTAAAGATGGATTTGATCCAGAGATGGGCGCTCGTCCATTACGTCGTGCAATTCAACATGAACTTGAAGATGTAATTGCTGAAGATTTAATTAGTGAAAAAATTAAGGCTGACCAAATTGTAAAAGTTGGAGCTCATCAAGGTAAATTAAAATTTACAATTCTTGATAAAGATAACACTTTAGTGAAAAATTAGTTTTTTGACAAATTAGTAATATAAGTGTAAAATACTAAACGTTTAAAAGGCTGAAATTCAGGATTTCGCTGATCTATTGTCCAGCGAGATGATAAAACAAAAACGACATTTACGTTGTTTTTGTTTTTTTGTACCCAAATTTTGACTTTTTGCAATTTGTAACACAAATGTAATATTTAGATTCTTATATAAGAAAGGATGTTTTCTTTGTTAGGACACGCTGTGAACTACGGTAGTCACCGGACAAGACGTAGCTTCTCTCGAATTAAAGAAGTATTGAAGTTACCTAACTTGACTGATGTACAAACGCAATCTTACAAGTGGTTTCTTAATGAAGGTATTCGTGAAATGTTTGACGACATTATGCCGATTTCAGACTTTTCAGGAAAACTTTCTTTAGAGTTTGTTGATTACAAGCTCTTGAAGCCAAAATACACTCTTGAAGAAGCACGTGATCACGATGCTAATTACTCTGCTCCTCTTCATGTAACTTTGAAGTTAACCAACCATGAGACCGGAGAAATTAAGACTCAAGACGTCTTCTTTGGAGAATTCCCATTAATGACTGATTCAGGAACTTTCGTTATTAATGGTGCTGAGAGAGTTATTGTTTCTCAGCTTGTTAGATCTCCTGGTGTTTACTACCATTCAGATTTTGATAAAAATGGTCGCCAAATTTTCGGTGCTACAGTTATTCCTAACCGTGGTGCATGGCTTGAATATGAAACTGATGCTAAAGATTTAGCTTATGTTCGTATCGATCGTACTCGTAAGCTTCCTTTAACTGTTTTAATTCGTGCTTTAGGATTTGGTTCTGATAGTGAAATTGCGGATATGTTTGGTGAAAGTGATTCAATTCGTTTCACTTTAGAAAAAGATATCCACAAGAATCCTGCTGATTCTCGCGTTGCAGAAGCATTAAAGGATATTTACGAAAGATTACGTCCAGGTGAACCTAAGACAACTGATTCATCTCGTTCACTTTTATATGCTAGATTCTTTGATCCAAGAAGATATGATTTAGCTCCAGTTGGTCGTTATAAGATCAATAAGAAACTTTCTTTAAAGAATCGTTTACTAAGACAAACTTTGGCTGAAACTTTAGCTGATCCTGATACTGGTGAAATCATTGCTAAAAAGGGTGACGTTGTTACCCACGAACTTCTTGATAAATTATCACCTTACTTAGATCGTGATGACTTTAAGATGGTAACTTATGAACCTTCAAAGGAAGGTGTGTTACCTGATCCAGTAACAGTTCAAGAAATTAAGGTATATTCTAAAGTTGATCCTGAACGTGTAGTTAAGTTAATGTCTAACGGCCACATTGCAGATGATGTTAAACATTTAACTCCTGCTGATGTATTGGCATCAATTAACTACTTCTTCGACCTTCAAGATAATATTGGTACTACTGATGATATTGACCACTTAGGTAACCGTCGTATTCGTCGTGTAGGTGAATTACTTCAAAACCAATTTAGAATTGGTTTAGCAAGAATGGAACGTGTTGTACGTGAAAGAATGTCAATCCAAGACATTTCTACTGTTACACCACAACAATTAATCAATATTCGTCCTGTTGTTGCTTCAGTTAAGGAATTCTTTGGTTCATCACAATTATCACAATTTATGGATCAAAACAACCCACTTGGTGAGTTAACTCACAAGCGTCGTATGTCAGCCTTAGGACCTGGTGGTTTGTCTCGTGACCGTGCTGGATATGAAGTTCGTGACGTGCACTATACTCACTATGGTCGTCTATGTCCTATTGAAACTCCTGAAGGACCTAACATTGGTTTGATTAACTCTTTAGCAACTTACGCTATTGTTAACAAGTATGGTTTCATTGAAACACCATATCGTCGTGTTTCTTGGGATACTCACAAGGTTACTGATAAGATCGACTACTTAACTGCTGATGTAGAAGATAATTACATTATTGCTGGTGCTAACGCTCGCTTAAATGAAGATGGTTCTTTCAAAGATAAGATTGTTTTAGCCCGTCATAAGGAAGATAACCTAGAAGTTACCCCTGATAAGATTGACTACATGGACGTTATTCCTAAGCAAGTAGTTTCAGTAACTTCTGCATGTATTCCTTTCCTTGAAAACGACGACTCTAACCGTGCTTTGATGGGAGCTAACCACCAACGTCAAGCTGTTCCATTGATTAATCCACATGCACCAATTGTTGGTACTGGTATGGAATACCGTGCAGCACATGACTCTGGGGATGCATTAGTTGCTAAAGCTCCTGGTGTGGTTGAATATGTTGATGCAAACGAAATTAGAATTAGAAGAGACGATGATACTTTAGATAAGTATGTTCTTGAAAAATTCCGTCGTTCAAACGCAACTAAGAACTACAACCAAACTCCAGCTGTTAAGCAAGGTGAACGAGTAGTTGCAGATGAAGTTATTGCTGATGGTCCAGCAATGGAAAACGGCGAATTAGCTCTAGGTCAAAACCCAATCATTGCATTCTTGACTTGGAACATGTACAACTATGAAGATGCCGTTATGATTTCTGAACGTATGGTTAAAGATGATGTCTACACTTCTATCCATATTGAAGATTATGAATCAGAAGCTCGTGATACTAAGTTAGGACCTGAAGAAATCACACGTGAAATTCCAAATGTTGGTGAAGATGCACTTAAAGACCTTGATGAAGAAGGTATTGTTCGCATAGGTGCTGAAGTTCAAGATGGTGATATCTTAGTTGGTAAAGTAACCCCTAAGGGTGTGACTGAATTATCAGCTGAAGAACGTTTGCTTCACGCTATTTTTGGTGAAAAAGTTCGTGAAGTTCGTGATACTTCCTTGCGTGTACCTCACGGTGGTGGCGGTATTGTTCAAAACGTTCAAGTATTCACTCGTGAAGCAGGCGACGAATTGCCACCTGGTGTAAATAAGATGGTTCGTGTTTACATCGTTCAAAAACGTAAGATTCAAGTCGGTGACAAGATGTCTGGTCGTCACGGAAACAAGGGTACTATTGCCTTAGTTTGTCCTGAAGAAGATATGCCATACTTACCAGATGGTCGTCCAGTAGATATTTGTTTGAACCCAATGGGTGTGCCTTCACGTATGAACATTGGACAGGTTCTTGAATTACACTTGGGTATTGCTGCTAAACAGCTTGGTATTCACGTTGCTACTCCAGTATTTGATGGTGCTTCTGAAGATGATATGTGGAATATGGTTCGTGAAGCTGGTATTGGAAAAGATGGTAAAACTGTTCTTTACGATGGACGTACTGGTGAACCATTCCACAACCGTGTTTCAGTAGGTATTATGTACTACTTGAAGTTGACTCACATGGTTGATGATAAGATCCACGCACGTTCAATTGGGCCTTACTCACTTGTTACTCAACAACCACTTGGTGGTAAAGCACAATTTGGTGGTCAGCGTTTCGGTGAAATGGAAGTTTGGGCTCTTGAAGCTTATGGTGCTGCTTACACACTACAAGAAATCTTAACTTACAAGTCAGATGACGTTGTAGGTCGTGTTAAGGCTTATGAAGCTATTGTTAAGGGCGAAAGAATTCCAAAACCTGGTGTTCCAGAATCATTCCGCGTTCTTGTTAAAGAACTACAATCTCTTGGTTTAGATATCAAGGTGTTGGATATGGATCATAAAGAAATTGAGTTACGTGATATGGATGATGACTCTAACGATCATTTCAACATCGATACTTTATCTAAACTTGCTGAACAACAAGAAAAGAAGAAGTTAGCTGAAGAAGCTGCAAAAAAGGATGATAAGCCAGATGAACCTGTAGATGAAAGTGATTCTTCAACTTCATCTGATGATAAGGTTTCTAAGTAATATAGGAGGTTAAACTTTTGATCGACGTAAATAAGTTTGAAAGTATGCAAATCGGTTTGGCTTCTCCAAACAAGATCAGAAGTTGGTCTTATGGTGAAGTTAAAAAACCAGAAACTATCAACTATCGTACTTTGAAACCAGAAAAAGACGGTTTGTTCGATGAAAGAATCTTCGGACCAACTAAGGACTGGTCTTGTGCTTGTGGTAAGTACAAGGGTATTCGTTACCGTGGCATTGTTTGTGATAGATGTGGTGTTGAAGTTACTTCTGCTAAAGTTAGAAGAGAACGTATGGGTCACATTGAACTAGCTGCACCGGTTTCACATATCTGGTATTTCAAAGGTATCCCATCTCGTATGGGATTAGTCTTAGATATTTCACCTCGTGCATTGGAAGAAGTAATTTATTTTGCTGCTTACATTGTTATTGATGCAGGTGATACTGATCTTGAAGATAAACAACTTTTAACAGAAGCTGAATATCGTGAAAAGAAAGCAAAATTCGGTGACCGTTTTGAAGCTAAAATGGGTGCTGAAGCTGTAAAAGAACTTCTAGAACAAGTAGATATTGATAAAGAAGTTCATGAACTAAAAGAAGAATTAAAGACTGCTACTGGTCAAAAGAGAACTCGGGCTATCAGAAGATTAGACATCTTGGATGCCTTTAAAAATTCAGGTAACAAGCCTTCATGGATGGTTATGGATTGTATTCCTGTTATTCCACCAGACTTGAGACCAATGGTTCAACTTGATGGTGGACGTTTCGCAACTTCTGACTTGAATGATTTATACAGACGTGTAATCAACCGTAACAATCGTTTAAAGAGATTGTTAGACTTAAATGCACCAAGAATTATCGTTCAAAACGAAAAGCGTATGCTTCAAGAAGCAGTTGACGCATTAATTGACAATGGTAGACGTGGACGTCCAGTTGTCGGACCAGGTAATCGTCCTCTTAAATCTCTTTCTCACATGTTGAAAGGTAAGCAAGGACGTTTCCGTCAAAACTTACTTGGTAAACGTGTTGACTACTCAGGTCGTTCAGTTATCGATGTTTCACCTGAATTGAAGTTTTACCAATGTGGTGTACCACGTCCAATGGCTCTAGAATTATTTAAGCCATTTGTAATGCACGAATTAGTAAAACGTGGTTTAGCATCTAACATTAAGAATGCTAAGCGTAAGATTGATCGTGAAGATGATGATATCTGGGATATCTTAGAAGATGTAATTAAAGAAAGACCAGTTCTTTTAAACCGTGCACCTACTCTTCACCGTTTAGGTATTCAAGCCTTTGAACCAGTTCTGGTACCTGGTAAATCAATTCGTCTTCACCCACTTGCTTGTGAAGCTTACAATGCCGATTTTGATGGTGACCAGATGGCCATTCACGTTCCATTATCTGATGAAGCTGTAGCAGAATCACGTTTGCTGATGCTTGCTGCTCACCATATCTTGGCTCCTAAGGATGGTAAGCCAATCGTTACACCTTCTCAGGATATTGTTTTGGGTAACTACTGGTTAACTCAAGCAGAGCGTGGTCGTGAAGGTGAAGGAATGATCTTTGATTCACCAGCTGAAGCAGCTATTGCATATGCAAATGGTGATATTCACTATCATACTCGTATTGGTTTAGCAGCTGACTCAATGCCAGAAAAGCCATGGCCAAAGGGCTACGAACATGGAATTTTTGTAACTACTTACGGTAAGTTAGTATTCAACCAAATTTTCCCTAAGGATTTCTACTACATTAACGATCCTACTCAAGAGAATCTTACTCACCCAGTAGATGAAAGATACTTCTTACAACCAGGTGAAGATATCCATGAAAAGCTTGACAATATGAAACTTGGTCAAGCCTTTAAGAAGGGATTCTTATCAGATTCTATTGCTCAAATTTACAAGGATTACAAAGTTCAAAGAACTTCTGATTTCTTGGATGATTTGAAGGAACTAGGCTACACTGTATGTACTACTTCTGGTTTAACTATCGGTGTTGAAGATATCCCTACAATTAGTGATAAAGATGATATTGTAGCAGAAGCTCGTAAGAAAGTTGATGTTGTTTCTAAGCAATACCGTCGTGGTTTAATCACTGATGAAGAAAGACATGATCGAGTAATTAGTATTTGGAATAACTGTAAAGACATTGTTCAAAATGAAATTGCTCAAATTCATGCACCAAGAAACCCAATTACAATCATGGCCGATTCTGGTGCTCGTGGTAACATTTCTAACTTTACTCAGCTTGCTGGTATGCGTGGTTTGATGGCCGCTCCTAACGGAGGAATGATGGAAATTCCTGTTACTTCAAACTTCCGTGAAGGTTTGTCTGTTTTGGAAATGTTCATGTCCACTCACGGTGCTCGTAAGGGTATGACGGATACTGCCTTGAAGACTGCCAACTCTGGTTACTTAACTCGTCGTTTGGTAGACGTAGCTCAAGATGTCATTATTCGTGAAGAAGATTGTGGTACTGATCGTGGTTTAACTGTTCACGCAATTACTGAAGGCGATGAAATGATTGAACCATTATTTGACCGTTTAGTTGGTCGCTACACTTCTAAGAGTGTTTACGATCCAGAAACTCATGAAGTAATTTGTCCAGCTGATGTCTTAATGGACGAAGATATGGCTCATAAGATCGTTGATGCCGGAGTTACTGAAGTAACAATTCGTTCCGTATTTACTTGCAACACTCAACATGGTGTATGTAAGAAATGTTACGGTATGAACCTTGCTACTGGTGACGACGTTGAAGTTGGTGAAGCAGTTGGTACTGTTGCCGCTCAATCAATTGGTGAACCTGGTACTCAGTTAACTATGCGTAACTTCCACAACGGTGGTGTTGCCGGTGCTGCAGATATTACTCAAGGTTTACCTCGTGTTCAAGAGTTGTTTGAAGCTCGTAATCCTAAGGGTCGTGCTACAATTTCTGAAGTAACTGGTGAAGTAACTTCAATTGAAGAAGATCCAGCCGAACACACTCGTCAAATTACCGTTAAGGGACAAACTGATACTCGTACTTATGACGTACCATATACTGCTTCAGTAGCAGTTGCTGAAGGCGATCATGTTGTACGTGGAGATAAGTTGACTCTTGGTTCTATCGATCCTAAGGAATTGATTCGTGTACGTGATGCATTGACTACCGAAAAATACATTCTAAGTGAAATTCAAAAAGCTTATAGAATGCAGGGTGTAGAAATTGCCGACAAACACGTTGAAGTTATGGCACGTCAAATGCTTCAAAAGGTTCGTATTCTTGACCCAGGTGAAACCGATATCTTACCAGGTGAATTGATGGATATTGGTGAATTTAAGGCAAGAAACCGTGAAGTAATTATTTCCGGTGGTATTCCTGCTACTGCGCAAAGTGTAATTCTTGGTATTACCAAGGCCGCTCTTGAAACTAACAGTTTCTTATCTGCAGCTTCCTTCCAAGAAACTACTCGTGTTCTTACTGATGCTTCTATTCGTGGTAAGAACGATCCATTACTTGGTCTTAAGGAAAATGTTATTATTGGTAAGATTATTCCTGCAGGTACTGGTATGCCAGTTTACCGTGAAATGGAACCTAAAGTTGATGTTCCTGAAGATGAAAAGAAAAAGTCAGTTTATTCTATAGCTGATATTGAAAAGAAATTAGCTGCAGCTGATGCAGAGAAAGACAATGGTTCAGCTGACTAATCGTCCTTTCAAAACTTAAACATTTGTGTTAAAAAAGCCTATTCGTGTAGAAACGAGTAGGCTTTTTTGTGTTATTAGAGAAAATTATAAAATATAAGACTTAAAAAAATAAAAGGAACAAAGGGATAGGTGTTTCGTTTGTCACCAACTATGTGATTAATAAGTAAAAGAATAGAAGCTAAAAGGAAAATATATTGTGCAGTATAAAAATCATAGTAAAAAATCAGAATAATAAAAATGATTGTATCACCATAGCCGAATTTATTTTTTAAATTCATTATTAGAAAAATTAAAATTGTAGTAATTATTAGGATCCATTCAGTTATGTCGTAGCTTGAAAAAGAACGATTGAGAGAGATAAGCCAAATTAACGGCAAAAGGACAAAGATAGGAAAAGAGTGGTCAAAATAATCAAAGATACTAATTAGAAAAATAAAGGTAATGAATAAATAGGAAGATTGATCAAGATAGGGATTTAAAGGCAAAAATGCAATCCCACCGAGTAATTCACAATATAATGCTTCTATAGGAATAGGTGCCTTGCAGAAAAAGCAATGTCCCTTATATCGTATAAATGAAAATATAGGAATTTGATTAAGAAGGGTAAGAGGAATTTTGCAACTATCACAGTGAGATTTCTCTGAGATAAAATTTTCCTGTCCAAAACGTTGTACGATTACTAACAAGTGGGAACCGATGATAGTTCCGAATATAAAATTAAGTCCATAAATGAATAATGTTGGCATTTTTTACCTCCAATATTTATATACGCAAAATTAAAAAAAGTTTTTTAAATTGTTTACTGAATTAAAAAATCGTGTTACACTAGCCATTGTGCTATTAAAAACATGATGTCCGTGAGGTCAGAAAAGAAACTCCCGGATGTGTGAACAATTTTAGGAGGAAATTTTAATGCCAACAATTAACCAATTGGTTAGAAAAGGCCGTCACTCAAAGACGACTAAATCTGATTCACCAGCTTTAAACTATGCTTACAACAGCATGAAGAAAAAGATGAACTACAACCCAGCACCTCAAATGCGTGGAGTTGCAACTCGTGTAGGTACTATGACACCTAAGAAGCCTAACTCAGCTTTACGTAAGTACGCTCGTGTTCGTCTTTCAAACTTAATTGAAGTTACTGCTTACATCCCTGGTATTGGTCACAACTTACAAGAACACTCCGTTGTTTTAATTCGTGGTGGTCGTGTAAAGGACCTTCCTGGTGTTCGTTACCACATCATTCGTGGTGCTTTGGATACTGCAGGTGTTGATGGTAGAAAACAAGGCCGTTCTAAGTACGGTGCTAAGAAGGGTTAAACAGTTAATAGGAGGGACTACTAATGCCTAGAAAAGGTAATATTGCTAAGAGAGATGTTTTAGCAGATCCAGTTTACAACTCTAAATTGGTTACTAAGTTAATTAACCACTTAATGATTGATGGTAAGAAAGCAAAGGCATCTTCAATTCTTTACGATGCTTTTGGTATTATTCAAGATAAGACTGGTAAGGAACCAGT encodes:
- a CDS encoding ATP-dependent Clp protease ATP-binding subunit — protein: MEKSYSDSAKNVLEIAKEQAQNFHHRIIGTEHVLLALVIEANGDAGKLLRERNVTPTLVREEIERYTGYGSSPKATYMEMSPRLSLVLNFAKQRADELGTAQIETKHILLGLLASDQILASLILKNIGVDPRDLSQDVNDSFMDGSGEENNVLGISSATGMKKGKSLTPNLDKVSVNLNKRAREGAIDPVIGRDKEIKRVIQILSRRTKNNPVLVGEPGVGKTAVAQGIAAAIVNHEVPDTLAKKRVMALDIGSLIAGTKYRGEFEDRMKKILKEIQQDGSVILFVDEMHTLIGAGGAEGAIDASNILKPSLARGDIQMIGATTFDEYQKYIEKDQALARRFQQVKIGEPSKEETVDILKGLRPKYEKFHNVKIEDEAINDAVEFSTRYIANRFLPDKAIDLIDEASAAVKIQAIGKSDPRLTKLDTQINDVIHQKEQAAENQNFVQAAKLRDEENKLTQDRDKLIEKVENKNSKKSIVDSDKIAQIVSEWTGVPVTRMKKSETKRLAHLESILHERVIGQDEAISAVSRAIRRSRSGIKDENRPIGSFLFLGPTGVGKTELAKALAAAVFGSERNIIRVDMSEYMDQIATSKLIGSAPGYVGYEEGGQLSERVRRNPYSVILLDEVEKAHPDVFNLLLQVLDEGFLTDSKGRKVDFRNTIIIMTSNLGSRSLQEDKTVGFAADNADKNKLQQEKVTAAVKQFFRPEFLNRIDETVVFDSLTKKQLREIVSLMTGHLVDRLAKKDVTLKISPAALDVLAKDGFDPEMGARPLRRAIQHELEDVIAEDLISEKIKADQIVKVGAHQGKLKFTILDKDNTLVKN
- a CDS encoding DNA-directed RNA polymerase subunit beta produces the protein MFSLLGHAVNYGSHRTRRSFSRIKEVLKLPNLTDVQTQSYKWFLNEGIREMFDDIMPISDFSGKLSLEFVDYKLLKPKYTLEEARDHDANYSAPLHVTLKLTNHETGEIKTQDVFFGEFPLMTDSGTFVINGAERVIVSQLVRSPGVYYHSDFDKNGRQIFGATVIPNRGAWLEYETDAKDLAYVRIDRTRKLPLTVLIRALGFGSDSEIADMFGESDSIRFTLEKDIHKNPADSRVAEALKDIYERLRPGEPKTTDSSRSLLYARFFDPRRYDLAPVGRYKINKKLSLKNRLLRQTLAETLADPDTGEIIAKKGDVVTHELLDKLSPYLDRDDFKMVTYEPSKEGVLPDPVTVQEIKVYSKVDPERVVKLMSNGHIADDVKHLTPADVLASINYFFDLQDNIGTTDDIDHLGNRRIRRVGELLQNQFRIGLARMERVVRERMSIQDISTVTPQQLINIRPVVASVKEFFGSSQLSQFMDQNNPLGELTHKRRMSALGPGGLSRDRAGYEVRDVHYTHYGRLCPIETPEGPNIGLINSLATYAIVNKYGFIETPYRRVSWDTHKVTDKIDYLTADVEDNYIIAGANARLNEDGSFKDKIVLARHKEDNLEVTPDKIDYMDVIPKQVVSVTSACIPFLENDDSNRALMGANHQRQAVPLINPHAPIVGTGMEYRAAHDSGDALVAKAPGVVEYVDANEIRIRRDDDTLDKYVLEKFRRSNATKNYNQTPAVKQGERVVADEVIADGPAMENGELALGQNPIIAFLTWNMYNYEDAVMISERMVKDDVYTSIHIEDYESEARDTKLGPEEITREIPNVGEDALKDLDEEGIVRIGAEVQDGDILVGKVTPKGVTELSAEERLLHAIFGEKVREVRDTSLRVPHGGGGIVQNVQVFTREAGDELPPGVNKMVRVYIVQKRKIQVGDKMSGRHGNKGTIALVCPEEDMPYLPDGRPVDICLNPMGVPSRMNIGQVLELHLGIAAKQLGIHVATPVFDGASEDDMWNMVREAGIGKDGKTVLYDGRTGEPFHNRVSVGIMYYLKLTHMVDDKIHARSIGPYSLVTQQPLGGKAQFGGQRFGEMEVWALEAYGAAYTLQEILTYKSDDVVGRVKAYEAIVKGERIPKPGVPESFRVLVKELQSLGLDIKVLDMDHKEIELRDMDDDSNDHFNIDTLSKLAEQQEKKKLAEEAAKKDDKPDEPVDESDSSTSSDDKVSK
- the rpoC gene encoding DNA-directed RNA polymerase subunit beta' encodes the protein MIDVNKFESMQIGLASPNKIRSWSYGEVKKPETINYRTLKPEKDGLFDERIFGPTKDWSCACGKYKGIRYRGIVCDRCGVEVTSAKVRRERMGHIELAAPVSHIWYFKGIPSRMGLVLDISPRALEEVIYFAAYIVIDAGDTDLEDKQLLTEAEYREKKAKFGDRFEAKMGAEAVKELLEQVDIDKEVHELKEELKTATGQKRTRAIRRLDILDAFKNSGNKPSWMVMDCIPVIPPDLRPMVQLDGGRFATSDLNDLYRRVINRNNRLKRLLDLNAPRIIVQNEKRMLQEAVDALIDNGRRGRPVVGPGNRPLKSLSHMLKGKQGRFRQNLLGKRVDYSGRSVIDVSPELKFYQCGVPRPMALELFKPFVMHELVKRGLASNIKNAKRKIDREDDDIWDILEDVIKERPVLLNRAPTLHRLGIQAFEPVLVPGKSIRLHPLACEAYNADFDGDQMAIHVPLSDEAVAESRLLMLAAHHILAPKDGKPIVTPSQDIVLGNYWLTQAERGREGEGMIFDSPAEAAIAYANGDIHYHTRIGLAADSMPEKPWPKGYEHGIFVTTYGKLVFNQIFPKDFYYINDPTQENLTHPVDERYFLQPGEDIHEKLDNMKLGQAFKKGFLSDSIAQIYKDYKVQRTSDFLDDLKELGYTVCTTSGLTIGVEDIPTISDKDDIVAEARKKVDVVSKQYRRGLITDEERHDRVISIWNNCKDIVQNEIAQIHAPRNPITIMADSGARGNISNFTQLAGMRGLMAAPNGGMMEIPVTSNFREGLSVLEMFMSTHGARKGMTDTALKTANSGYLTRRLVDVAQDVIIREEDCGTDRGLTVHAITEGDEMIEPLFDRLVGRYTSKSVYDPETHEVICPADVLMDEDMAHKIVDAGVTEVTIRSVFTCNTQHGVCKKCYGMNLATGDDVEVGEAVGTVAAQSIGEPGTQLTMRNFHNGGVAGAADITQGLPRVQELFEARNPKGRATISEVTGEVTSIEEDPAEHTRQITVKGQTDTRTYDVPYTASVAVAEGDHVVRGDKLTLGSIDPKELIRVRDALTTEKYILSEIQKAYRMQGVEIADKHVEVMARQMLQKVRILDPGETDILPGELMDIGEFKARNREVIISGGIPATAQSVILGITKAALETNSFLSAASFQETTRVLTDASIRGKNDPLLGLKENVIIGKIIPAGTGMPVYREMEPKVDVPEDEKKKSVYSIADIEKKLAAADAEKDNGSAD
- a CDS encoding prepilin peptidase, which gives rise to MPTLFIYGLNFIFGTIIGSHLLVIVQRFGQENFISEKSHCDSCKIPLTLLNQIPIFSFIRYKGHCFFCKAPIPIEALYCELLGGIAFLPLNPYLDQSSYLFITFIFLISIFDYFDHSFPIFVLLPLIWLISLNRSFSSYDITEWILIITTILIFLIMNLKNKFGYGDTIIFIILIFYYDFYTAQYIFLLASILLLINHIVGDKRNTYPFVPFIFLSLIFYNFL
- the rpsL gene encoding 30S ribosomal protein S12; this translates as MPTINQLVRKGRHSKTTKSDSPALNYAYNSMKKKMNYNPAPQMRGVATRVGTMTPKKPNSALRKYARVRLSNLIEVTAYIPGIGHNLQEHSVVLIRGGRVKDLPGVRYHIIRGALDTAGVDGRKQGRSKYGAKKG